A single window of Syntrophotalea acetylenica DNA harbors:
- the cpaB gene encoding Flp pilus assembly protein CpaB produces the protein MKKYGTIIALALAVIFGVIAVILVNKWLSTKATQTDTSPTTAMSMTEIVVAAADVNIGTRLDKTQLTTAPWPKANVPQGAFENVEQVVGRVSVSKMVAGTPILAAELAAPNSGAGLVAMIKPGMRAMAIRVDEVVGVGGFILPNTFVDIISIDQKSGNIRTAKTFLRKVEVLAIAQETFIEEGKPKVVRTVTLEIAPEDAEMLAEKTHEGPIQLVLRNPLDEKEVEKATPPPVRKVVKRAPVRTVKPRVYTPPPAGFTVEVIRGDEAGKEYKVPAPK, from the coding sequence ATGAAAAAATATGGCACCATCATCGCCCTGGCACTGGCCGTCATATTCGGGGTCATTGCTGTCATACTGGTCAACAAGTGGCTGTCGACCAAAGCGACACAAACGGACACTTCCCCAACCACGGCCATGTCCATGACCGAAATTGTGGTCGCGGCAGCGGATGTCAACATTGGCACCCGCCTCGACAAAACCCAGTTGACCACCGCCCCATGGCCCAAAGCCAACGTCCCTCAGGGAGCCTTTGAAAACGTCGAGCAGGTGGTGGGTCGGGTTTCCGTCTCCAAAATGGTGGCGGGCACTCCGATCCTCGCCGCGGAGCTGGCCGCACCCAACTCCGGAGCAGGCCTGGTAGCGATGATCAAACCCGGCATGCGCGCCATGGCCATTCGGGTCGACGAGGTGGTCGGTGTCGGCGGCTTTATTCTGCCGAACACCTTTGTCGACATCATTTCCATCGATCAGAAATCCGGCAACATCCGCACCGCCAAAACCTTCCTGCGCAAGGTCGAAGTTCTGGCCATCGCCCAGGAGACCTTCATTGAAGAGGGCAAACCCAAAGTGGTGCGCACCGTCACCCTCGAAATCGCTCCCGAGGATGCGGAGATGCTTGCGGAAAAAACCCACGAAGGGCCGATTCAACTGGTGCTGCGCAACCCCCTCGACGAAAAGGAAGTTGAAAAAGCGACTCCGCCACCGGTCAGGAAAGTGGTAAAAAGGGCTCCTGTCCGCACTGTAAAACCAAGAGTTTACACGCC